A genome region from Pseudomonas sp. N3-W includes the following:
- the ltaE gene encoding low-specificity L-threonine aldolase — MSVIDLRSDTVTQPTPAMLDAMATAATGDDVYGEDPTVNRLEAELAKRLGFAAALFVPTGTMSNLLGLMAHCERGDEYIVGQQAHTYKYEGGGAAVLGSIQPQPLEVQADGSLDLAHVAAAIKPDDFHFARTRLLALENTMQGKVLPLAYLAEARRFTREHGLALHLDGARLYNAAVKLGVDAREITRHFDSVSVCLSKGLGAPIGSVLCGSAELIGKARRLRKMVGGGMRQAGILAAAGLYALDNHVQRLADDHANAQALADGLRAAGYDVEPVQTNMVYVQMGDKAGALKAFAAERGISLTAASRLRMVTHMDVSRAQIDQVVATFVEFSRN; from the coding sequence ATGAGTGTTATCGATCTTCGCAGCGACACCGTCACCCAACCAACCCCGGCAATGCTCGATGCCATGGCCACGGCGGCCACTGGTGATGATGTGTATGGCGAAGATCCAACGGTCAATCGGCTTGAGGCGGAACTGGCCAAGCGCCTGGGTTTCGCGGCGGCGTTGTTCGTACCGACCGGCACGATGAGCAATCTGTTGGGCTTGATGGCCCACTGTGAGCGCGGTGATGAATACATCGTCGGCCAGCAGGCACATACCTATAAGTACGAGGGGGGAGGCGCAGCGGTGCTCGGTTCGATTCAACCGCAACCACTGGAAGTGCAGGCCGATGGTTCGCTGGACCTGGCCCACGTCGCTGCGGCGATCAAGCCTGACGATTTTCACTTTGCCCGCACCCGGTTGCTGGCGCTGGAAAACACCATGCAGGGCAAGGTCCTGCCGCTTGCGTATCTGGCCGAGGCGCGCCGGTTTACCCGCGAACACGGCCTGGCCTTGCACCTGGACGGCGCCCGGCTCTACAACGCGGCGGTTAAACTGGGTGTTGATGCGCGGGAAATTACCCGGCATTTCGATTCTGTTTCGGTTTGTTTGTCCAAGGGCCTCGGCGCACCGATCGGTTCAGTGCTGTGCGGCTCGGCGGAGTTGATCGGCAAGGCGCGACGTCTGCGCAAAATGGTCGGGGGCGGTATGCGTCAGGCCGGGATTCTCGCGGCGGCCGGTCTTTATGCGCTGGACAACCACGTTCAGCGCCTGGCCGACGATCACGCCAACGCCCAAGCGCTGGCCGATGGTTTGCGCGCAGCCGGTTACGACGTCGAGCCGGTACAGACCAACATGGTTTATGTACAAATGGGTGACAAGGCGGGGGCGCTCAAGGCATTTGCCGCTGAGCGTGGCATCAGCTTGACTGCCGCTTCGCGCTTGCGCATGGTCACGCACATGGACGTCAGCCGTGCGCAAATCGACCAAGTGGTCGCGACATTCGTCGAGTTTTCGCGCAACTGA
- a CDS encoding 6,7-dimethyl-8-ribityllumazine synthase → MQPTAIDSKSKNHHGERVAFVQACWHKEIVDQSRKGFVTEMLAQGYQEADIDFFEVGGAFEIPLHAKMLAKSGRYAGIVAAGLVVDGGIYRHEFVAQSVISGLMQVQLETEVPVFSVVLTPHHFHAGEEHQKFFFEHFVHKGQEAAKTCADTLHKMRALRRSEHRAVAV, encoded by the coding sequence ATGCAACCCACCGCAATTGACAGCAAAAGCAAAAACCATCACGGCGAGCGCGTTGCGTTCGTCCAGGCCTGCTGGCACAAGGAAATCGTTGATCAGAGCCGTAAAGGCTTCGTGACCGAAATGCTTGCTCAGGGTTATCAGGAAGCGGACATCGACTTTTTCGAAGTCGGCGGCGCCTTTGAAATCCCGCTGCACGCCAAGATGCTTGCCAAATCCGGCCGTTATGCCGGCATCGTTGCCGCAGGCCTGGTGGTGGACGGCGGGATCTACCGTCACGAATTCGTCGCCCAGTCGGTCATCAGCGGCCTGATGCAGGTTCAGCTGGAAACCGAAGTGCCGGTGTTCTCCGTGGTTTTGACCCCGCATCACTTCCATGCCGGCGAAGAACATCAGAAGTTCTTCTTTGAACACTTTGTGCACAAGGGCCAGGAAGCGGCGAAGACGTGCGCGGATACGCTGCACAAGATGCGGGCGTTGCGTCGTAGTGAACATCGCGCGGTAGCGGTCTAA
- the astE gene encoding succinylglutamate desuccinylase — protein MLALGKLLELTLAGREPAEKTQLTVEGVRMRWLSEGALEVRPPEARDNGLDLLLSAGIHGNETAPIELLDRLLHDIARGDLKPRARILFLFGNPEAIRRGERFIEQDVNRLFNGRHEQSSGCEALRACELERLAASFFSLPDRERLHYDLHTAIRGSKIEQFALYPWKEGRAHSRLQLARLRAAGMEAVLLQNKPSIVFSSYTYDKLGAEAFTLELGKARPFGQNEGVSVSLLETRLKQIIEGDEPSMNGDGLEGLQLFSVAREIIKHSDSFRLNLPADIENFSELEVGYVLAEDIAQTRWIIEEKGARIIFPNPKVKNGLRAGILIVPTTDEDLA, from the coding sequence ATGCTCGCCCTCGGCAAACTGCTTGAACTGACCCTCGCCGGCCGCGAACCGGCGGAGAAGACTCAACTGACTGTCGAAGGCGTGCGGATGCGCTGGTTGAGCGAAGGTGCACTGGAAGTCCGGCCACCTGAAGCGCGCGACAATGGCCTGGACCTGCTGCTGTCAGCCGGGATCCACGGCAACGAAACCGCGCCGATCGAGTTGCTGGATCGGTTGCTGCATGACATCGCACGGGGCGACCTGAAACCCCGCGCACGTATCCTGTTCCTGTTCGGCAATCCCGAGGCGATCCGTCGCGGGGAGCGTTTTATCGAGCAGGACGTCAATCGGCTGTTCAATGGCCGTCACGAACAAAGCAGTGGCTGCGAAGCCCTGCGCGCCTGTGAGCTGGAGCGGCTGGCGGCGAGTTTCTTCAGCCTGCCAGACCGCGAGCGTCTGCACTACGACCTGCACACGGCGATTCGTGGTTCGAAGATCGAACAGTTTGCTTTGTATCCCTGGAAAGAAGGGCGCGCGCATTCGCGTCTGCAACTGGCTCGTCTGCGCGCTGCCGGGATGGAAGCGGTGTTGCTGCAGAACAAACCGTCCATCGTGTTCAGCTCCTACACCTACGACAAACTCGGTGCCGAGGCTTTCACCCTGGAGCTGGGCAAGGCCCGGCCATTCGGGCAGAACGAAGGGGTGAGCGTTTCCCTGCTGGAAACCCGCCTGAAGCAGATCATCGAAGGCGACGAGCCTTCAATGAATGGCGACGGGCTGGAGGGGTTGCAGCTGTTCAGCGTGGCGCGGGAAATCATCAAGCACAGCGACAGTTTCCGTCTGAATCTACCCGCGGACATCGAGAACTTTTCGGAGTTGGAAGTGGGGTACGTGCTGGCCGAAGACATCGCCCAGACCCGCTGGATCATCGAAGAGAAGGGCGCCCGGATCATCTTCCCGAACCCCAAGGTGAAGAACGGCCTGCGCGCCGGCATCCTGATTGTGCCGACGACTGACGAAGATCTCGCTTAA
- a CDS encoding topoisomerase II translates to MSDTLQLILEDTDGTQLETSCTRVAVIWQGKELWIQQDGRGQLLIGVDVEEGDAEYANLLLRPLATNLVSLQLEMEPADVGDDEDHVHGPDCNHDH, encoded by the coding sequence ATGAGCGATACCCTGCAGCTGATCCTTGAAGACACCGACGGCACGCAACTGGAAACATCCTGCACCCGCGTCGCAGTCATTTGGCAAGGCAAAGAGCTGTGGATCCAGCAGGACGGCCGTGGCCAGCTGTTGATCGGCGTGGACGTTGAAGAAGGCGACGCCGAATACGCCAACCTGCTGCTGCGCCCATTGGCGACTAATCTGGTAAGTCTGCAACTGGAAATGGAACCGGCCGACGTCGGCGATGACGAGGACCACGTTCACGGTCCGGATTGCAATCACGACCATTAA